The window GTTGCGCCTCTACAATGAAGGTTTGGCGACGGAGAATTGGGTAGAACTAAACGTAAATAAAAGTAGCGATTCGCTAACATTTATTGTAGAATTAGACGATAAAtctttaaagtatataaaagaGTCGAATTTCTTGTTGTTCGCGGGTATAGATCAAGTACAGTTCCACCCTGTATGGAACTAATAACATTTAGTATTGTAATCGTTACTATAGTTAAGGGTCGATCGCTTATTGAAAGTGGACCATAAACTATTTCGTTTCCTTGTTATTTCGTAGGACCATGTTCATGGTAAAACTATTCTGCTGGTTTACAAAGTAACTGgattacattttacaagtaGATTCTTGACtgcagtaaaattttaaatcatgtatatttggaaaaaaaattattgttcattacatcagtaatgatattaaaatgacaatatttatgagctacctacatatatgtatgtgtgAGTAGACTATAGAATTAATAATCGTATCATATTATTCCATTACTTACCCATAAAATAACCTTCCAGCAAgtttttgcttttattattatcaacagCTTGACGACCAAAGTGATACCCTACAGTTGTGGATGTAAACTTTACATGCGTCTgacaaattacattaataaacacGAATTACATATcaaaaacattatgttttgaaaaatgtttacattCGATATtgataatctttttaaaaagtttaaaaaataacttatattttataattgtgctAATTATTCTTCCCAAATtgactaaattaataattaaaaaaatatcattagacTGAGACAGGTGAAACTATAGGGACGTCACACAACTACCAGACATGCTAACTGTTTTGCAAGACGGAAGTGGAATATAAAGGAGTATGTACAAATCAAATGGTTATTTCTAAGaaattaatcaatcaatttaaaattattttttaagaaaaaagtaCGAGGAAATTGCACAAACACACCAATCCGTTtcaaagaattattatttacctCATATTACTTATGAAAGGGGCCTTTCAATCACCTATCGACCCTTATCGATGTCTTTATAAGGTATATTAAATGTgattatatatacaatatacacttTAAGTGATGGTAGATTAAATCTCAAAATGCTAGCATCTAAGTTATTTcacgtattattataaattatatttctgtgattatcaatgactgtaaaaactctatttttttttcaaaacaataatattgtggtTCTATTTAGttagtagtttttaaaataattacttcaaAATGTTACCATGCTTGAAAAGCGGAAAgactaaattaaaatgttatatgtgtgataattttaatgtttgtctTGAATATGATGTAACGGGATTCTGGTTATTTAATAAGTTGTGTACATTTTGGTGAATGCTATTGGTATGAAGGAGTGATTGTGTTTTGGTATAAGTGGACCAGAAGGTCGAGCTTCGTGTAGTCAAACAAGTGATAAATCTTTtttgataaagattttttatgccTAAGGGAAAGATCTCAACAAACGAGTGTAATTGTATAGAATATCAGAACTACCAAATATGTCAGTACTGTTGAACCGTAATCTGGTGGTAGTCAAAAAACGCGCAGGCAAACTTATCCCTgcttaaatgaaacaatatcgcACACcaacttttgttttaattgatatGCACctatattgattaattattacCAAACTTCTATAGGACATGACAAATAGTTACTAAACAGAATAGTTTTGAAAAGAAAAGGCTAGATTTTCACGAAAGTGTTACATACCCTTGTAACTCAActcaaaaaataacattgttttgcGCATATTTTGACAATCATCCAATTAACTtcatgatcatcatcatcagccaccatgcaatttattatttggcacaaatttattactaagccgtctattattttaaataacgcgGTATATTTCGTGCATCCTTATAAATCAgtgttataaatgtattaatctGATCTATTTGCGAGAAAAAAGCAGAACCACTGAGTAGTGTTTTATgtctactttaaataaatattctttgtgaatacatttacaagtaatattaaaattacaaaattaacaatatattactctacatttttatatttattagaaaatgtattacttttcacaatatatttcaggttataaaatattttgcattttaaattaaatgtgtagTTTTATAGACTCAAGTATAGTTGGTTATATTACCAGTGATCTTTGtgaaatgttttacaaaataagttgtaataataaatattcaatatgaCATAATAATGCATAAAGCATGCAtactaaaataagtaatttgttttaaataaaaattgttaatcaaAGTTCTTGCCATTGGTGAACACGAGATCGAATTTCGCATGAATATTGCCGCCGATCCCGGCGAACATTGGTAATGTAACCGAACACAAGTAACTGTACTCAGTATAAGGTATAATCAGTCATAGTTGTttcaaatactatttttattgtgtatacGATATATACAGTAttgtaaactacaaaataaaagttttcaaaatcattatttatttgtgccACTATCCTCATATATCtttgaattttgattaaaaaaagaccgcatttaaatattatgtaaataatatcccatttgcattataacctttattattataaaacaaatacttattttaaaaaagtcgtaGCCGTACTGAAATGTTCTTCCAAAATTGTACTTTATGTTAGACATGAAGGAGATAtttctcaattttattttaaattactaactGATGTTCGCACTAACTTCATCTGGTGTCACTTGTCGAAACGCGAACATAGATCTAGGCAATCTGATAAGCCCGAGCTAACACAAGCCAGGCAAGTTGAACGCGCAAGACTGATATGCTCCAGGCTCTCGCACAATGTTTAGGCCTGAACTGGCACTTCCCCTTCAGGCTCGTTTCGCGGCAGAAGTCCTCTAATGCTCAAATCGTATACGACTTCTTCAATTTTCTTTACTTCGTACTTCAGTCCATCAAATCTTTTGCGAAGGAAGTCGTTCTTCAGATTCAATAATCTGTAAATTTTacgtgaaatatataaatagtatctgttgcccgcggctccgcccgcgtgataaagtttaTCGGGATGAacttttccgttataaaagtcacgctatatattttcccgggatagaaagtagcctttgtTCTTTCCCAGGTTTCAAAACTATACAGATCAGTtaggtaatttttgagtttcaACGAGTTCAGACATATGTAgctggggtctttgttttataatatatatttttttaagaggaataactCCGTCACACgtgattgttgcataactttatccgtttacgcagcgcacgcaacggaagctgtcAAAagttttcccgtttttgcaacattttttattactgatctGCTTCTATTCatatcgtgatgatatatagccaatagccttcctcgataagtgGGCTATCAACActgaaagaatttttcagttcgaatcggtaatttctgacattagcgcgttctaacaaaaaaactctttagcattatataatagtataaatatagataaacagTTTAATATCTATTTCCGCAATCTACCATTAAACAAAAGTGTAAAGTTGAATTCCTTATATAATGAAGCACCCACAGCAAAGCGTACCTGAAACCTGCATTAACTTCCATCACAAATTTGGAGATCTGCAAAGGTTTATTGTAGTCACCGCGAGTCACCGCGTTCACTGCCAGTCGTGACTGCAATGAAAATAATTAGTATGGGAATGAGTAGAgctattagaaataaaataatttctcaatATTAAGAAAAGACAAAGTTCTTTCGAAAGAAAATATTAGCTGGACTGAACTTTCTCACATAAGTACATGTTTTATGTAACTGCCCCTCTACAGTCATTCCAGTTATTACTTGATAGTATACTAGTGAGAAAGTGTTGGGTGAGTCAACAAATGTCAGGCTTGCAAAATTGTGTAATGTACAAAGTTATAGCATGCTGTAGTCTTTCTATATCATATGGATCAATGccgaatattattataaacatattagcTTTCTTGAcaaattgcattaaataaatgtacagtACACATACTTAATACAATTTATGGAATCATACGTACCAGTTCCGGGCACATAAGTAACACACCCAGCAAGTAATCTTCTATGTCTAAATGGAAACCCTCCTTCTCTTCTACTGCACTTACTGCAATTagatatatataggtataagaTATAATAACATAGACATgcagaaaaattttaaatattgaaagatAAAAAACCTTGATATGTTGTCATAATATATGAAACTACTTTCTTTTACTGACAATGTTTACATTGAAATAGTAATGCAGAAGTGGCAAAACCAATGCAGGTTTTTTTCTTTTCGTTATCTGGCTATAAGCATTAACTTACTTCCAAGTATTTCTGCAATAGTCTCATGTGTAGCTAGAATGCCTTGTTCCAGCCAAATGGTTAGAGATATTAGGAAGCAATACCTTTGTGTCATTATTCGCCAACGGTCTTGGTACCTGAAACAGAAGTTATCTGTTTTTTCACTTTTCCTATGAGGTATAgcactaaaattatgtgttttattactACAATTTCTATGGTAATCAACTGAAGGTATAATATATAGTAGAAATAAGCATATATAGAAGGGGGGTGGTTCATGTCCATCCCTAAATTCCGTGATGCCCACCCACAGGATATTAAAAACAGTATGCTGCGGCCTGCtggtataaattttgaatacaaccaaaattatcaaatatacatGTAAGTACACAGaagttatcattttatttttttagtctaGGATACTGTCCCTTTTCCTCCTATGATTGCAgcaaaaaatagaaatatataaaatattacttggaAAGTTCACAATCTTAATTTACCGTTTCACAgttttacacaataaatatattgacacaCTGGAGAAAAATACATACTTGTAGTAGTCTTTGGCAGGAACAGCCTCTTTTAGTTTCCCATAGCCTTCACGGGCCTTTTCGAATAATTCGCGGACTTTTTGACACGCCGGCATTACTGAGGACAcgtgtaaacaataaaacacaagTTCAACactttttacaaaacattaactTATCTTGTAATTACAcgaattataacataattttaataatacgtcACTGTATACTTTCGAtggtaaaataaatcaattcgtTAACAATTTAATAGCGgaaaaatatgaatgttataCATTTGTTACTTTTGCtgtagttattaattaattacttactacCAGCTTCATTGTGGTGTATAACTTGAAGAATTGTTGTCGCTTCCCTAGATATTTGATCTATATCCTTACAAATTACCCTGATTGcctgaaatgaaatatttttacgagtTACTCAAGCTTGCATGTATTTTACTGCAGATCTTTTTTGAACGAGATCTATCTAAAAATTACCTCACGAAGTTCTTGTTCTTCATCAATTTGCTTCTGAAAATCgctaaatatttgattaattctTAGATTTTcagacatttttgtttatatcgaAATCTCCGATCGAAATTATGGATACTCATAAACAATTCaatccaaagagaattataatatatatggaaaattcaatatttagattgtggctccatcgaacacataaagttttttttttttttttaaatactgttgATTTGGATACTTATCTTTTGAGTTgaactcagaacaagaacaagcatagaaggaatctaaattaccctcatatgcttatcctattttttcaaataggccaaaaccgttgaaaagaacaagacaaatattatgttgctaaggtcggcttgcgtacactttaaaataatcaaatggttacctttggtcatctttatgatgccgaattaaaaagcaaataaaatgtcaaatgttccaacttgccaatctcaaaacaatttcacaaacgcgcccacacaatttagttacgttatacttcagcgcgtgcttttcaaaagtggttacatgttgtgtaatatttttgttgttaattttaataaatacacagtgctgtttcagtaaaatatagccctaggaacaagcaatgacctgcgttattgtggggtgtaaatctcattcttctcgtaaagaaaatgaaactgaaatcatcagcttccatcggtgagtaaacaaaaacctaatatatttgcttaaaccctgaacataagtgcaaaaagtgttattaattatactttattatgctgtagtcatattataatctgctgttggccattcgatccagtcattattaagtatttttcatttttaccaattttcgtagtcgtgttcaatagtgttgtgctgcatgttctgtcgataacatagatattagtatattgtagtttactattttgcataaattgacttttactttcaatatacggtggtgtagtggtaaaagccatttggaaaccgtgcgcgaaggctgatttcttgtttgttacttacagcggtttccattccttccgaaatttctaacattttcttaatttaataatctaaatgctaaaccatttttgtgtttagtaaatgacgtttcggaaggcatggaaactgttgtaaatagcaaatgaaaattagacaaaattttgctcgaagaacgccggtagttctttagtttattgtaatttaatagctttttaccgagtgcttttatatacccagacttcttttggtactggaataccaaatcagggttttgatatcttttttttagcctttatctaaaatagcaatttgcaacggtttatagttgactgaccgaaaagtgtttatttaagcaggtctgtgaatttaccaaagccgatagacaaagcatttatcgatatcgataagatgtcagaagggatcgcaacacaatgaaatttcttgctgtctaagacagagtacactcaaatgtcatagtgttacttctatgcttgtcatttttttttttttttttcttcctcCATGGCTTCGCACGTCTAGTGCATTTAGCCAAAGACAAGTTGatgcaaatattcataatattggcTTGCGCAGCTTGAGATTGCAATGTTTGGTTTCTTTGCTGACGGTTTTTGCATAGGACAAAGGTAGGGAAACAGTTTGGGTTATAAAATTAAGACTGGTAAAGAAATTTAGAAAAGGGGATATCAGGAGGGTTTGAAAGGAAAAAGGAAAAACTATgcgttacataaaataaaaattaaataaaaaatacaatttacaaaaacataacactaATGATGGATGAGGATaacataattacaattttatatcgttcttaatgaaaaatgatgcaatacatttatacacagataaattatttgtactaaGTAAAGAGAGGATAGAAGATGGAAAAGGAATACGAAGGTCTAGAAGGGAGCAAATCATAGATGTACGGTCAAATTGAGAGCAAGAAAACAGAATATGATTTAAGTCGCCGACATCTGATCCACAAACGCACATAGGGCTGTTTACTATATTGAGTCTGGCGAGGTGAGCAGGGACACAAGTGTGACCAAGCCTAATACGAATAAGAATAGAAGTCTCGACCTTGTCAAACTTAactctgaaaaaccacggtttCGTTGGGATCTGAGGCTGGATGACGGAGTAGTAGCGGCCTTTCATTATGCAACTAGATGACCATGTTTCTTTCCAAGAGTCTCGTAGAAAAAATTTCGGCAATGATTGTAAGTCTTGACTGTagtttttaaatggaaataagtcacCACTTTGCACCGCATCCTTAGCTAGTTTGTCGACGATTTCGTTGCCGTGGATTCCAGAATGACTAGGaatccatacaaaatataataagtatcccCTCAAAATACATTTGTGCGCCAACTCTCTTATTTGGAGAATAACTGGCAAAATACCGTTATATTTAAAAGGGAATTTAAAGATGGCTTGTAGAGCACTTAGCGAATCAGAAAAGATaacagctttatttaatttaagtaaaagaaCATATTCTATAGCCTTCAGTATTCCAAAACATTCGCCAGTAAAAACAGATGATTCCGGAGGAAGCTTAATTTTTTGAACGATCTTGTATTGAGAGTGAAAAACTCCAATGCCAACACATTccgaaaatgaaaatttagaaGCATCTGTGTACAGGTAATGGAAGCCCTCAAAACGTTCTTCAAGAAATGCGTTGAATGCGATTTTTATGTTGGGCGCAGTTTTATTAACACAGTCATAAATTATACTAGGAGAGAAAATTAACGAGTTGTAGCAGTTGTTGAAGAGCgggaatttattaaaacgatGAGTGGGGGCCGGGatggaaaagatttttttaaaacttataattaggCATGGAGGATTACGGGAACGATGACTAGGTATAGTGGAATAGTATTTAGACAGAGCTTCCAGTAATGGAAAGAGGGGATGGGaggaaaattgaataattttaaataagtatttatcagCAAGGTATTGCCTCCTGTGACATAGTGGAGGTTCACAACACTCCACTTGCAATGCATTAATAGGGCTAGATTTCATTGCCCCTGTAATTATGCGTAGTGATTTTGATTGAAGGttatctaattttttaaaagaataagctGCGCCTGGTTCCAGCAAGAATGAACCATAATCAAAAATGCTTCTAATTATAGcattataaacaagttttaatgAATGGGGGTGGGCGCCCCACCACACACCAGATAAACATCTTAGCATGTTAATGTGGCGCTCAACCTTATTAACAACGTAGTCGCAATGTGAAGTACCAGAAAGTTTAGAGTCCAAGACTAcgcctaaatatttaaaattatttttgactggGATTGGAGTATCAcggtaaataacgtttattgtttGGGGACttctttttttggaaaataaaactgCTGCACTCTTAGGAGTGGAAATATCTAAGCCGTTTTGGTGAAGCCATAAAGATAGAGATTGAAGAGCAGagtttaaaactaaacaagCGTGTTCTACTGAATGGGaactataatatagtagtaaGTCGTCCGCATATTGTAAAACTTGAACATCGTTATTAAAAGAGCGGTCCAAGTCGTAcgtgtatatattgtataacaaaggACTAAGTACCGAGCCTTGCGGAAGCCCTTTCCATACATGTCGGATTAACTGTTGCTGAGTAGTTGAAATGCTAACCGTACGatcatgtaaaatgtttattatgaaatttgagaGATTTATTGGAACGCTGAGTGATTGTAATTTCTTATGCAGGATAGATAATATGACGTTATCATAAGCCCCATTTATATCTAGAAACACAGCAACTGTCGAGCAATTTTTGAGAAGGATAAACGAACATCTgtagtaaaaatacttaaacagtCGAATGTACTTTTTCCTTTTCGAAAACCGTATTGAGTTTTTGGCAGTAAgtctttattttctatgtacCATTCTAGCCGATTTTTAATAAGATGCTCTGCTACTTTCATTAGAACCGGACTTAGAACGATAGGACGATATGATGAAATATCAGAAGGAATTTTACTAGGTTTGAGAATTGGCAACACAACATGACGTTTCCACATCTGAGGAATGTTTCCTGTTGTCATTACGGAATTGATAagagataaataataagaatgaaCAGTGGGACTAACATTAGATAAAAATGAGTATGGGATGCCATCGATACCTGGAGATGAGTCTACAGTATTAGAAAGGATACCTTTCAATTCCTCAATATTGAAAGGGATTTTTAATGACGTGTCATCAGAGGTTATATTGGATTCCACACGAATTACCGGTGGTAAAGTAACTTCTTGCGGTACCCAGGGAGGAGCTAATGTATCTATAAATTCACCTGCTAAATTATCCGGGATACGGGAAGTAGTGTGGTCGGAAAAGGCAGACCGGAATCTCCTAATATTACGCCAAACAGTTGAAGGGGGTGTATTCGGTGAAATGACAGAGCAAAAATTATGCCAACTCTCTCTTTTCTTCAGTTTATAGAGTTTTCGAGTCTGTGTAATGATACTGGAGAGGTATATGAAGTTTTCTTGGGtcatatttaaactatattctaTTTCAGCTTCTTTACGTTTTTTAGCTGCAGCTGTGCATTCCGAGTCCCACCACGGAGGCATTGGGATCTTCCTaaatgaatgattatttttactgGGAAAGCATCATCTGCAGCGGAAACAAGAATTTTAGCTAATGCTTCTGCACAATCCTGCTCATTTCCATTATTGACAATTGGGAGAGAAGATAGCTGATtgtcaacataatttttataaattatccaAGTGCTGCTCTTACTATGTGGAAGTTTGTGTCTTAAGTGAGATATTCTGGGATGAGAATGTGTGATTGGGAATGGGAAAGATATTTTGATAGGGAAATGATCACTACCAAATGTAGAGGGAAGGGTGCACCAAGTGAGACATGAAGCAAAGTTAGGAGTGCAGACAGATAAATCTATTGCGCTATTGTTATGACTGGGATCACTGCGACGTGTGGGGGAACCAGaatttaatatgcataaattatgTGAATCAAATATATTGAGTAGTTCTTCCCCATAGGAGTTAGAAGTTGAACTACCCCATGACTGGTGATGGCAGTTAAAATCACCTAACAGTATATAAGGATTAGTAAGTGTGGAAAGAATactattaatttcattaagtgTAGAATGAGAAGGGTGAGATATATATACGGATAAAagacatgttttattaataattatagctaTGATAGAGATTTCTTCACTGTGTGATGGTAAAGAAACCACAGTGAAAGGAATTGAATCCTTCACAAGTATAGCTACTCCACCATATCCATCTGATCTATCCTCTCTTACAGTGGTAtaaccattaattttaaatatataattagttttgaACCATGTTTCACACAAGGCAAAAGCTAAaggttcatatttatttattaaataaataatatcactctttttatttattgcgcTGCGGCAATTCCATTGGATTAAATGAACTTGATTGTCCATTTTGGGGTGATATAGAAGAAATGAGACTATGAAGTGAAGCAGCGTTGGACGGTGATATGTTAAATGACGATAAAAGATTAATTAATGTCGTAATAAATTCAATGATATTGAATTGTTTTACAGTATTGTCTTTAAGTACTTCATTGATGGCACAGCCGTTAGTGGGCTCAGGAAttctaaattcttttaaaatattgttgtgggCTTCCTTATTATACCCTTTAGAAGGGCTCTTGGGGGGCTGAGGTTTacgaaaaacagtttttttataacttgaagaatgttgattaaatataataggTGAAGAAGTTTCCATTTCTCTGGGAGTTTGAGATATAAGGGTGTCGGCAAAAGATTTAGTCACTGGTGGGAGCAATTTACTGGCTTCTGCATAAGATACACAGTTCTGGGCCATatgagtttttatttgtatctgcCTTGAGAGCTCAGGACATACTTTACTAGTAGCAAAGTGAAAACCTGAGCATAAGCAGCAATTGGCATTACGTTCATCCCTGTCACAAGAGTCCCCAGTATGGTTATCGCCGCATTTGTAACACCTTGGTTTGCTCCTACATTGTATTTTAGTGTGCCCAAACCGACagcaataaaaacactgtataGTAGGGTATATATAAAGGTCCACAGGCATTGAATTGTAGGacataaaaattcgttttggaAGAACTTGGCCATCAAATGTGCAGACAATGGTTTGAGAGGGCTTCCACACCATAGAGCCGTCTactaaagttttaaagtttaatctgCGGACTTTTAAAATAGGTCCACAACCAATTGGTACAGATGAATTTTCTATTATCTCTTCCGGAGACCACTCTACTGGCACACCACGCACTAAACCCATTCTAGTTACGTTAAAAGACGGAATGAAtgccttataattaaatttaggaAGATTATCATGAGTAATAAAAGAGTTAGCGtcaataaatgtagaaaaagccaaagaaattttatttctgcCTATCCTCTTAACActaccattaataatatttttaaaattgttacgttGTAGGAATCTCCCAAACGAAAGTGGATGCAAAGTGGTAGAGTCATTGtcctgaataatatttttttgtacatgaATAACAAAAGGCGCACTATCCGAACCATCATATACTTTCCTGCCTACAGTTTGCGCGGGAATCGGGGTTTCTGAGGTAATAAGTTTGTTAATCGGTTGGGGTTGACTAGTTTGAGATAGATCTTCGCAATCACAGCCATGTAGGTTATCATCAGAAGAGCCGTGTTTTTTACGTCTTTTATTGCAACGCTTGCATACATGTCGGCGACTTCTTTTCAGAGGCCGGGCTGATGCAGATGCATCTGTCTCCATACCCGACTCGGAGGCATAATTATGTGACTTTTCAGTCTCAATTGTGACAAAGTTGCCCGCCGGAGGGACTAAGCCCCCCGGATCAGGCGGCAAATTCATAAGTCCTTACTATTCTACAGTTTATATATATGCAAACACTTACCAAAAATGATgaactaaactaaaaaacacta of the Manduca sexta isolate Smith_Timp_Sample1 chromosome 18, JHU_Msex_v1.0, whole genome shotgun sequence genome contains:
- the LOC115441578 gene encoding translin, whose product is MSENLRINQIFSDFQKQIDEEQELREAIRVICKDIDQISREATTILQVIHHNEAGIMPACQKVRELFEKAREGYGKLKEAVPAKDYYKYQDRWRIMTQRYCFLISLTIWLEQGILATHETIAEILGISAVEEKEGFHLDIEDYLLGVLLMCPELSRLAVNAVTRGDYNKPLQISKFVMEVNAGFRLLNLKNDFLRKRFDGLKYEVKKIEEVVYDLSIRGLLPRNEPEGEVPVQA